One genomic segment of Panicum virgatum strain AP13 chromosome 2N, P.virgatum_v5, whole genome shotgun sequence includes these proteins:
- the LOC120658641 gene encoding peamaclein-like: protein MKGIPVALLLLALVAASSLHDLAAVADSSGAAPDGVCDGKCRSRCSLKKAGRCMGLCMMCCGKCGSCVPSGPYASKDECPCYRDMKSPKSQRPKCP, encoded by the exons ATGAAGGGGATCCCTGTGGCTCTCCTGCTCCTCGCCCTggtcgccgcctcctcgctccaTGATCTCGCCGCGGTTGCAG acagctccggcgccgccccggACGGTGTGTGCGACGGCAAGTGCCGGAGCCGGTGCTCGCTGAAGAAGGCCGGGCGGTGCATGGGGCTCTGCATGATGTGCTGCGGCAAGTGCGGTAGCTGCGTGCCGTCGGGACCCTACGCCAGCAAGGACGAGTGCCCCTGCTATAGGGACATGAAGTCGCCCAAGAGCCAGCGCCCCAAGTGCCCCTAG